A region of Drosophila suzukii chromosome 2L, CBGP_Dsuzu_IsoJpt1.0, whole genome shotgun sequence DNA encodes the following proteins:
- the LOC108013612 gene encoding ATP-binding cassette sub-family G member 1, producing the protein MTKNDNANLLNDNRLGTAGAGQLKAQIVPAQPKTLQHLPKRPAVDLAFHNLTYRVKEGNRSNAKTILKGVSGRLRSGELTAIMGPSGAGKSTLLNILSGYKTSSIEGSVTMNGAERNLSAFRKLSAYIMQDNQLHGNLTVQEAMTVATNLKLSKKFSKPEKHSMIDDILLTLSLSEHRYTMTRNLSGGQKKRLSIALELVSNPPIMFFDEPTSGLDSSTCFQCIHLLKMLAAGGRTVICTIHQPSARLFEMFDQLYTLADGQCVYQGSTKQLVPFLSTLNLECPSYHNPASYVIEVSCGEHGDHTRKLVDAIDNGKRDIRSAADYAGLKARNDLVKVQNLKAILDKNDASNVSGSKYEDNLTLNNGLLNGMVNDIVKEGNGSSALVTTNEKGDAMIDVEKSVNCTTALLTEEITSPERYPTSQFHQFWVVLKRTLLFSYRDWTLMYLRLFAHLLVGFLIGALYYDIGNDGAKVLSNLGFLFFNMLFLMYTSMTITILSFPLEMPVLLKENFNRWYSLKSYYLAISVADLPFQAIFCVIYVSIVYYFTSQPWELFRFSMFLSACLLISFVAQSVGLVVGAAMNVQNGVFLAPVMSVPFLLFSGFFVSFDAIPVYLRWITYLSYIRYGFEGTALATYGYGREKLRCFQVYCHFKSPTTTLEELDMVNANFTLDIVALIAIFVVLRISAYLFLRWKLKTVR; encoded by the exons CTGACGTACCGCGTCAAGGAAGGAAACCGGAGCA ATGCCAAGACCATTCTGAAGGGCGTCAGTGGACGCCTCCGGTCGGGAGAGCTCACAGCCATAATGGGACCATCGGGCGCTGGCAAGAGTACGCTGCTCAACATTTTGTCCGGTTACAA AACGTCGAGCATCGAAGGAAGCGTCACAATGAACGGCGCAGAGCGCAACCTCAGCGCTTTCCGCAAACTGTCCGCCTACATCATGCAGGACAATCAGCTGCACGGAAATCTCACCGTCCAGGAAGCAATGACGGTGGCCACTAATCTGAAGCTTAGCAAGAAGTTCTCGAAGCCTGAGAAGCATTCAATG ATCGATGACATCTTGCTGACTCTCAGCCTGAGCGAGCACCGCTACACGATGACTCGCAATCTGTCTGGAGGCCAGAAGAAGCGCCTCTCGATCGCTCTGGAGCTGGTCAGCAATCCGCCCATAATGTTCTTTGACGAGCCCACCTCTGGCCTGGACAGCTCCACCTGCTTCCAGTGCATCCATCTGCTGAAGATGCTTGCCGCCGGCGGACGCACTGTTATCTGCACCATCCACCAGCCCTCCGCTCGGCTCTTCGAGATGTTCGACCAGCTGTACACACTGGCCGACGGTCAGTGCGTGTATCAGGGCAGCACCAAGCAACTGGTGCCCTTCCTGTCCACGCTGAATCTGGAATGTCCTAGTTACCATAACCCGGCGAGCTACGTGATTGAGGTCTCCTGTGGTGAGCACGGCGATCACACCCGAAAACTGGTCGACGCCATTGACAATGGCAAGCGGGACATCCGCTCGGCAGCGGACTACGCAGGGCTCAAGGCTCGAAACGATCTTGTGAAGGTGCAAAACTTGAAGGCCATTCTGGACAAGAACGACGCCTCGAACGTCAGCGGCAGCAAGTACGAGGACAACCTGACCCTCAACAACGGCTTGCTCAACGGCATGGTCAACGATATTGTCAAGGAGGGCAATGGCAGCTCCGCGTTGGTCACCACCAACGAAAAGGGAGACGCCATGATCGACGTGGAGAAGTCCGTCAACTGCACCACGGCCCTGCTCACGGAGGAGATCACATCCCCAGAGCGTTATCCGACCTCGCAATTCCACCAGTTCTGGGTGGTTCTCAAGCGAACTCTACTCTTCAGCTACCGCGATTGG ACCCTTATGTATCTTCGATTATTTGCCCATCTCCTGGTTGGATTCCTGATCGGTGCCCTGTACTATGACATTGGCAATGATGGAGCCAAGGTGCTGAGCAATCTGGGATTCCTCTTCTTTAACATGCTTTTCCTCATGTACACGTCAATGACCATTACGATCCTATCAT TCCCGCTTGAAATGCCTGTTTTGTTAAAGGAAAACTTTAATCGCTGGTACTCGTTAAAGTCCTACTATCTGGCTATATCAGTAGCCGATCTACCGTTTCAA GCAATCTTCTGCGTTATCTACGTGTCGATCGTCTATTACTTCACTTCGCAACCGTGGGAGCTCTTCCGCTTCTCCATGTTCTTGTCGGCCTGCCTCCTCATCTCGTTTGTCGCTCAGTCCGTTGGACTGGTGGTTGGTGCTGCCATGAATGTGCAGAACGGTGTTTTCCTGGCCCCTGTCATGTCCGTGCCCTTCCTGCTGTTTTCCGGCTTCTTTGTCTCCTTCGACGCTATACCAGTATACTTGAGGTGGATCACATATTTGTCGTACATCCGGTACGGATTTGAGGGCACTGCTCTGGCCACCTACGGGTATGGCCGCGAGAAGCTGAGGTGCTTCCAGGTTTACTGCCACTTCAAATCGCCCACTACGACGCTGGAGGAACTGGACATGGTGAACGCCAACTTTACTCTGGACATTGTGGCCTTAATTGCGATCTTCGTGGTGCTGCGCATCTCGGCGTACCTGTTCTTGCGCTGGAAGCTAAAGACTGTGCGCTAG